A window from Cryptomeria japonica chromosome 1, Sugi_1.0, whole genome shotgun sequence encodes these proteins:
- the LOC131038908 gene encoding phosphoglycerate kinase, cytosolic: MAEATKALIDKAALRSVPPPYFTKPTSIFSHANCKPYKSPQLVGMQSKALAAIMAIRKKSVGELGEKDLKGRRVLVRVDLNVPLDSSRNITDDTRIRAAIPTIKYLMVHGAKIILCSHLGRPKGITLKYSLTPLVGRLSELLNHEVLKANDCVGPEVEKLVESLPEGGVLLLENVRFRKEEEANAPPFAKQLASLADLYVNDAFGTAHRAHASTVGVTKYLKPSVAGFLMQKELNYLVGAISAPKKPFAAIVGGSKVSSKIAVIESLLEKIDVLLLGGGMIFTFYKAQGLSVGASIVEEDKLDLATSLIAKAKLKGVSLLLPRDIVVADKFAADADSKIVPSSAIPEGWLGLDIGPLTIKTFSRALDTAKTIIWNGPMGVFEFEKFALGTEGIAKKVAELSGKGVTTIIGGGDSVAAVEKMGVADNMTHISTGGGATLELLEGKPLPGVVCLDED, translated from the exons ATGGCGGAAGCCACTAAGGCACTCATCGACAAAGCTGCTTTAAGATCTGTACCTCCGCCATATTTTACGAAGCCAACCTCGATATTTTCCCATGCCAATTGTAAGCCTTATAAATCACCTCAACTTGTGGGCATGCAGAGCAAAGCACTTGCAGCGATTATGGCGATCAGAAAGAAGAGTGTGGGTGAACTTGGTGAGAAGGATTTGAAGGGGAGGCGCGTTTTGGTTCGTGTTGATCTCAATGTTCCACTGGATTCATCTAGAAACATTACAGATGATACACGCATAAGAGCTGCCATTCCCACCATCAAATACTTAATGGTTCATGGTGCTAAGATTATACTCTGTTCTCATCTG GGTCGGCCTAAGGGTATTACTCTAAAATACAGCTTGACCCCTCTTGTGGGAAGGTTATCAGAATTGCTTAATCATGAG GTACTGAAGGCCAATGACTGTGTTGGTCCTGAAGTTGAAAAGCTGGTGGAATCTCTTCCTGAAGGAGGAGTATTGCTTCTTGAGAATGTTCGATTTAGAAAGGAGGAGGAGGCAAATGCTCCTCCATTTGCAAAGCAGCTGGCATCTCTTGCAGATCTCTATGTAAATGATGCTTTTGGAACAGCTCATAGAGCACATGCGTCCACAGTGGGTGTCACTAAATACCTCAAACCATCTGTTGCTGGTTTTCTCATGCAAAAA GAACTTAACTATCTAGTAGGTGCAATTTCTGCTCCTAAGAAACCTTTTGCTGCAATTGTGGGAGGGTCTAAGGTCTCCTCTAAAATCGCTGTTATTGAGTCCCTGCTTGAGAAGATTGATGTCCTACTTCTTGGGGGTGGAATGATTTTTACATTCTACAAGGCCCAAGGGCTTTCTGTTGGAGCTTCAATTGTAGAGGAGGACAAACTTGATCTTGCCACATCATTGATTGCTAAGGCCAAATTGAAAGGTGTTTCTCTTTTGCTGCCAAGGGACATTGTTGTAGCTGACAAGTTTGCTGCAGATGCAGACAGTAAG ATTGTTCCCTCATCGGCCATTCCAGAAGGATGGCTAGGTCTTGACATTGGACCTCTCACCATCAAAACATTCAGTCGGGCTTTGGACACAGCTAAAACTATCATTTGGAACGGTCCCATGGGAgtttttgaatttgaaaaattTGCTCTTGGAACAGAG GGAATTGCAAAGAAGGTTGCAGAGTTGAGTGGAAAGGGTGTGACCACCATCATTGGTGGAGGTGACTCTGTTGCTGCCGTGGAGAAGATGGGTGTGGCTGATAACATGACACACATTTCCACAGGTGGTGGTGCCACCTTGGAGCTTTTGGAAGGCAAACCCCTTCCTGGTGTTGTTTGTTTAGATGAAGATTAA